One segment of Curtobacterium sp. MR_MD2014 DNA contains the following:
- the hrpA gene encoding ATP-dependent RNA helicase HrpA, with the protein MSATPVITYPPELPVSQRRDDIAAAIRDHQVVIVAGATGSGKTTQLPKICLELGRESIGHTQPRRIAARTIAERVSEELGSELGDLVGYQVRFTDKVSGNTRIKLMTDGILLNEIHFDRDLERYDTIIIDEAHERSLTIDFLLGYLKRLLPRRPDLKVIITSATIDPESFSQHFGGAPIIEVSGRTYPVEVRYRPLVADDAADGDTGADEGDDTDPRTDDSGGRGGSADDRDVLQGITDALDELAREDPGDVLVFLSGENEIRDAQEAIEGKRYPGTEVLPLYGRLSAADQHRVFERRTTPGVRRRVVLATNVAETSLTVPGIKYVIDTGTARISRYSPRAKVQRLPIEAISQASANQRSGRAGRTSAGIAVRLYSEDDFTRRPEFTDPEILRTNLAAVILQMISLGFGDIERFPFLQPPDSRGVKDGLDLLRELRAVDRDGRITRSGRQLTRLPIDPRLGRMVLEAGRQGVGREVIAIVSALSIQDPRERPLEKRAHADQLHARFADPTSDFLTLLNLWNHIEDKQEELSSSAFRRLCKAEFLNYLRIREWQDLYRQLSRAAKQVDVRVGQSRSEDGDAVHRSLLAGLLSQIGLRDKEKRDYLGARNVRFVVFPGSVLAKKQPDAVMAAELVETSRLFARTVGRIDPAWVEPLAGDLLKRTYGEPHWEKKQGAVVAYERVTLFGVPIVQRRRVQYGRVDPEHSRELFIRHALVEGEWDAQQAFDRANRKLRRELEQLEERTRRRDILFDDERVYEFYDARIPADVATTRDFEGWWRTTRREQPDLLTMRRQDLLDEDAAEAAQDEQEYPTQWRSGDQRLAIKYRFEPGAQDDGVSVQVPLALLPRMREEGFDWQVRGLRKELVTALIKSLPKQIRKNVVPAADWAEKIVAELPDDAPTEPTESFRATLAAAIQRMTYVPVTEADFDLSRVPAHLLPTWAVVDERGRRVESGKDLAALQTKLKDRTQQSVASATARAAARPGGAARVAGASSGTQVERSGLTAWPSDDLPQVLDTKQAGGVIRAYPSLVEEGDGPKATVGVRLLATPGDRAVRMPAGVRRLVMHAVPSPVSYVQSHLTAQEKLALAASPYASTAALFDDVLAAVVDAGIRRTHPDGLVFTKADFEAVRDAVSATVVDTMFTAVSEVAAVLTAQRAADKAMKQANSMALLPALTDMRQQVERLVFPGFVAVAGLDRLRRIRVYLRGVEARVQKLLQNPGRDATWMREVTVATDRYTDAGGVFPPSVGAHPELVHARWMLEEFRLSLFAQELGTAETVSLQRITKTLAAAR; encoded by the coding sequence ATGTCTGCCACGCCCGTCATCACGTACCCGCCCGAACTGCCGGTGTCGCAGCGGCGGGACGACATCGCCGCCGCGATCCGTGACCACCAGGTCGTCATCGTCGCCGGCGCCACGGGCTCGGGCAAGACGACGCAGCTGCCGAAGATCTGCCTGGAGCTCGGCCGCGAGTCGATCGGGCACACCCAGCCCCGCCGGATCGCCGCCCGCACCATCGCCGAGCGCGTGTCCGAGGAACTCGGCAGCGAGCTGGGCGACCTGGTCGGCTACCAGGTGCGGTTCACCGATAAGGTGAGCGGGAACACCCGGATCAAGCTCATGACCGACGGGATCCTCCTCAACGAGATCCACTTCGACCGTGACCTGGAGCGCTACGACACGATCATCATCGACGAGGCCCACGAGCGCTCGCTGACGATCGACTTCCTGCTCGGGTACCTGAAGCGGCTGCTCCCCCGGCGCCCCGACCTCAAGGTCATCATCACGAGTGCGACGATCGACCCAGAATCGTTCTCGCAGCACTTCGGCGGCGCTCCGATCATCGAGGTGTCCGGCCGGACGTACCCGGTCGAGGTCCGCTACCGGCCGCTCGTCGCCGACGACGCGGCGGACGGTGACACCGGTGCGGACGAGGGCGACGACACCGACCCGCGGACCGACGACAGCGGTGGCCGCGGTGGGAGCGCGGACGACCGCGACGTGCTCCAGGGCATCACCGACGCGCTCGACGAACTCGCGCGCGAGGACCCGGGCGACGTCCTCGTGTTCCTGTCGGGCGAGAACGAGATCCGCGACGCGCAGGAGGCGATCGAGGGCAAGCGCTACCCGGGCACCGAGGTCCTGCCGCTCTACGGCCGACTCTCCGCCGCCGACCAGCACCGCGTGTTCGAGCGCCGGACCACCCCGGGTGTCCGTCGCCGCGTCGTCCTCGCCACGAACGTGGCGGAGACCTCCCTGACGGTGCCGGGCATCAAGTACGTGATCGACACCGGCACCGCCCGCATCTCCCGGTACTCCCCGCGGGCGAAGGTGCAGCGGCTGCCGATCGAGGCGATCAGCCAGGCGAGCGCGAACCAGCGCTCCGGACGCGCGGGTCGCACCAGCGCGGGGATCGCGGTCCGGCTCTACTCCGAGGACGACTTCACGCGCCGTCCGGAGTTCACCGACCCCGAGATCCTCCGCACGAACCTCGCGGCGGTCATCCTGCAGATGATCTCCCTCGGCTTCGGCGACATCGAACGCTTCCCGTTCCTGCAGCCGCCGGACTCCCGGGGCGTCAAGGACGGCCTCGACCTGCTGCGGGAGCTCCGCGCGGTCGACCGCGACGGCCGGATCACCAGGTCGGGCCGACAGCTCACCCGGTTGCCGATCGACCCGCGGCTCGGCCGGATGGTGCTCGAGGCCGGCCGCCAGGGCGTCGGGCGCGAGGTCATCGCGATCGTCAGCGCCCTGAGCATCCAGGACCCACGTGAACGACCGCTCGAGAAGCGTGCCCACGCCGACCAGCTGCACGCCCGGTTCGCCGATCCGACGAGCGACTTCCTCACCCTGCTCAACCTCTGGAACCACATCGAGGACAAGCAGGAGGAGCTGTCGTCGAGCGCGTTCCGCCGCCTGTGCAAGGCCGAGTTCCTCAACTACTTGCGGATCCGCGAGTGGCAGGACCTGTACCGGCAGCTGTCCCGCGCCGCGAAGCAGGTCGACGTGCGGGTGGGCCAGTCGCGCTCCGAGGACGGCGACGCGGTGCACCGTTCGCTGCTCGCCGGGCTCCTCAGCCAGATCGGGCTGCGGGACAAGGAGAAGCGCGACTACCTCGGCGCGCGCAACGTCCGGTTCGTGGTGTTCCCGGGCAGCGTCCTGGCGAAGAAGCAGCCCGACGCCGTGATGGCCGCCGAGCTCGTCGAGACGAGTCGGCTGTTCGCCCGGACCGTCGGCCGGATCGACCCCGCGTGGGTCGAGCCGCTCGCCGGTGACCTGCTCAAGCGCACCTACGGCGAGCCGCACTGGGAGAAGAAGCAGGGTGCGGTCGTCGCGTACGAGCGCGTGACGCTGTTCGGTGTCCCGATCGTGCAGCGTCGCCGCGTGCAGTACGGGCGCGTCGACCCTGAGCACTCGCGCGAGCTGTTCATCCGCCACGCCCTGGTCGAGGGCGAGTGGGACGCGCAGCAGGCCTTCGACCGCGCGAACCGGAAGCTCCGTCGCGAGCTCGAGCAGCTCGAGGAGCGCACCCGCCGTCGCGACATCCTGTTCGACGACGAGCGTGTGTACGAGTTCTACGACGCACGGATCCCTGCGGACGTCGCCACCACCCGCGACTTCGAGGGGTGGTGGCGGACGACCCGTCGCGAGCAGCCGGACCTGCTCACGATGCGGCGGCAGGACCTGCTCGACGAGGACGCCGCCGAGGCCGCCCAGGACGAGCAGGAGTACCCGACGCAGTGGCGTTCCGGTGACCAGCGCCTGGCGATCAAGTACCGCTTCGAGCCGGGCGCGCAGGACGACGGCGTCAGCGTGCAGGTGCCGCTCGCGCTGCTCCCCCGCATGCGCGAGGAGGGCTTCGACTGGCAGGTCCGTGGCCTGCGGAAGGAACTCGTCACCGCACTCATCAAGTCGCTGCCGAAGCAGATCCGGAAGAACGTCGTCCCCGCTGCCGACTGGGCCGAGAAGATCGTCGCCGAACTGCCCGACGACGCTCCGACCGAGCCGACGGAGTCCTTCCGCGCGACCCTCGCCGCGGCGATCCAACGGATGACGTACGTGCCGGTGACCGAGGCCGACTTCGACCTGTCCCGGGTGCCGGCGCACCTGCTGCCCACCTGGGCGGTCGTCGACGAGCGCGGCCGTCGGGTCGAGTCCGGCAAGGACCTCGCGGCCCTCCAGACGAAGCTGAAGGACCGGACGCAGCAGAGCGTCGCCTCCGCGACGGCGAGGGCAGCGGCCCGGCCGGGAGGCGCGGCGCGCGTCGCCGGGGCCTCCTCCGGCACGCAGGTGGAACGCTCCGGCCTCACCGCCTGGCCGTCCGACGACCTGCCGCAGGTCCTCGACACGAAGCAGGCCGGTGGCGTGATCCGTGCCTACCCGTCGCTGGTCGAGGAGGGCGACGGTCCGAAGGCGACGGTCGGTGTCCGCCTCCTGGCGACGCCCGGTGACCGCGCTGTGCGCATGCCCGCCGGCGTCCGTCGGCTCGTCATGCACGCCGTGCCCTCGCCGGTGTCGTACGTGCAGTCGCACCTCACGGCGCAGGAGAAGCTCGCGCTGGCCGCGAGCCCGTACGCGTCGACCGCGGCGCTGTTCGACGACGTGCTGGCCGCCGTCGTGGACGCGGGCATCCGACGCACCCACCCCGACGGCCTGGTCTTCACGAAGGCCGACTTCGAGGCGGTCCGCGATGCCGTGTCCGCCACCGTCGTCGACACGATGTTCACCGCCGTGTCCGAGGTCGCCGCCGTGCTCACCGCGCAGCGGGCGGCCGACAAGGCGATGAAGCAGGCGAACTCGATGGCGCTCCTGCCGGCGCTCACCGACATGCGCCAGCAGGTGGAGCGCCTGGTCTTCCCGGGCTTCGTCGCCGTCGCCGGGCTCGACCGGCTCCGGCGGATCCGGGTGTACCTGCGGGGTGTCGAGGCCCGCGTGCAGAAGCTCCTGCAGAACCCCGGACGTGACGCCACGTGGATGCGTGAGGTCACGGTCGCCACCGACCGCTACACCGACGCCGGTGGCGTGTTCCCGCCGTCGGTCGGTGCGCATCCCGAGCTCGTGCACGCACGGTGGATGCTCGAGGAGTTCCGCCTGAGCCTGTTCGCCCAGGAGCTCGGCACCGCCGAGACGGTCTCGCTGCAGCGGATCACGAAGACCCTGGCCGCCGCCCGCTGA
- a CDS encoding YbaK/EbsC family protein → MPTLDRSPALVATGFLAIPVAQALVALPSDLLSTIQAAPIDPALADTAAFSEAYGYPLEGGANCIVVVGKRGDEVRHAACVVLASTKLDVNRVVKKLLDVRKASFAPMDQAVELTGMEYGGITPIGLPADWPVYVDARVLGAPEVVVGAGLRGAKVFLPGRTLAALPNVTVVEGLAVEGPSVEDPATGAADLG, encoded by the coding sequence ATGCCGACGCTCGACCGTTCCCCTGCCCTCGTCGCCACCGGGTTCCTCGCGATCCCCGTCGCCCAGGCGCTCGTCGCACTGCCGAGCGACCTGCTGTCGACGATCCAGGCGGCGCCGATCGACCCGGCCCTTGCCGACACCGCAGCCTTCTCCGAGGCGTACGGCTACCCGCTCGAGGGCGGCGCGAACTGCATCGTCGTCGTGGGGAAGCGCGGCGACGAGGTCCGCCACGCGGCGTGCGTGGTGCTCGCGTCGACGAAGCTCGACGTGAACCGGGTCGTGAAGAAGCTGCTGGACGTCCGCAAGGCGAGCTTCGCGCCGATGGACCAGGCGGTCGAGCTGACCGGCATGGAGTACGGCGGGATCACCCCGATCGGGTTGCCAGCGGACTGGCCGGTGTACGTCGATGCCCGCGTGCTCGGTGCTCCGGAGGTCGTCGTGGGTGCCGGGCTCCGCGGGGCGAAGGTGTTCCTGCCCGGGCGGACCCTGGCGGCGCTGCCGAACGTCACCGTGGTCGAGGGGCTGGCCGTCGAGGGGCCCTCCGTCGAGGATCCGGCCACCGGAGCCGCCGACCTCGGCTGA
- a CDS encoding DUF2461 domain-containing protein produces the protein MPSTPFSPALATFFRGLAAHNEKSWFEEHRDDWERHVQEPMEALLHEAERRYGAGRVLRQHRDLRFTPDERPYREDTGLTAGGTYLSAGADGLQVGGGLYEPSRAQLRAARTTIDEHPQAAAALQRELDELTDAGYELAGPPLKTAPRGYDVDHPRIDLLRMQHYAALVHLPLESSLDDITAAWDRVQPLVRWTVKWARADDPEASDDPAPPVPGARSIDERA, from the coding sequence ATGCCCTCGACGCCGTTCTCACCAGCGCTCGCGACGTTCTTCCGCGGGCTCGCCGCGCACAACGAGAAGTCGTGGTTCGAGGAGCACCGCGACGACTGGGAACGGCACGTGCAGGAGCCGATGGAGGCGCTCCTGCACGAGGCCGAGCGCCGCTACGGTGCCGGACGGGTGCTCCGGCAGCACCGCGACCTGCGCTTCACGCCGGACGAGCGGCCCTACCGCGAGGACACCGGTCTCACCGCGGGCGGCACGTACCTCAGTGCCGGAGCGGACGGGTTGCAGGTCGGCGGTGGACTCTACGAACCGTCCCGCGCACAGCTGCGGGCAGCGCGCACCACCATCGACGAGCACCCGCAGGCCGCGGCCGCGCTGCAGCGTGAGCTCGACGAACTGACCGATGCCGGGTACGAGCTGGCCGGACCGCCGCTGAAGACCGCCCCGCGCGGGTACGACGTGGACCACCCGCGGATCGACCTGCTCCGGATGCAGCACTACGCGGCGCTCGTGCACCTGCCGCTGGAGAGCTCCCTCGACGACATCACCGCGGCGTGGGACCGCGTGCAGCCGCTGGTCCGGTGGACGGTGAAGTGGGCACGGGCGGACGACCCGGAGGCTTCGGACGACCCGGCGCCGCCCGTGCCGGGAGCCCGGTCGATCGACGAGCGCGCCTGA
- a CDS encoding CatA-like O-acetyltransferase, whose amino-acid sequence MDRLRPIDLDQWPRAEHFAHYRREPCAWEMTVEVDVTAFVDAARAAGAKTYPSQIWVLATVVNRHDEFRMQLTEEGRPAVWDVVHPTFTVFHRDTETFSVLVTEYDPDARAFHDAVVATTERYRDDHRMFPQGTGRTDLFDVSTLPRTSFTGFALHLTGAEDHLAPVITLGRYRQVDGRTRMPMALRINHAAVDGFHASRFVTEVEALFADPSWLG is encoded by the coding sequence GTGGACCGACTCCGACCGATCGACCTCGACCAGTGGCCCCGCGCCGAGCACTTCGCGCACTACCGGCGGGAGCCCTGTGCGTGGGAGATGACCGTGGAGGTCGACGTCACCGCCTTCGTCGACGCCGCCCGGGCCGCCGGCGCGAAGACGTACCCGTCCCAGATCTGGGTGCTCGCGACGGTCGTGAACCGGCACGACGAGTTCCGGATGCAGCTCACCGAGGAGGGCCGGCCCGCGGTGTGGGACGTGGTGCACCCGACCTTCACCGTCTTCCACCGCGACACCGAGACCTTCTCGGTGCTCGTCACCGAGTACGACCCCGACGCACGGGCGTTCCACGACGCCGTGGTCGCCACGACCGAGCGGTACCGCGACGACCACCGCATGTTCCCGCAGGGCACCGGTCGCACCGACCTCTTCGACGTCTCGACGCTCCCCCGCACGTCGTTCACCGGCTTCGCGCTGCACCTGACGGGCGCCGAGGACCACCTGGCGCCCGTGATCACGCTCGGGCGCTACCGACAGGTGGACGGACGCACCCGCATGCCGATGGCGCTCCGGATCAACCACGCGGCGGTGGACGGCTTCCACGCCTCGCGCTTCGTCACCGAGGTCGAGGCGCTCTTCGCCGACCCGTCCTGGCTCGGCTGA
- a CDS encoding nucleoside deaminase, protein MHDDELTALAVSRALDNVHDGGKPFACLIVRDGEVVVEAVNHVAQTGDPTAHAEIRAIRAAAEQGITDLTGHEVFVTAYPCPMCLGALYYAQPDRVVFAATREQEGEHYEDGNRLMTLATFYDEYAKPVTERALPSEQGRVDDPTAPFREWTARHPS, encoded by the coding sequence ATGCACGACGACGAACTCACCGCCCTCGCGGTCTCTCGCGCCCTCGACAACGTCCACGACGGTGGCAAGCCCTTCGCCTGCCTGATCGTCCGCGACGGCGAGGTCGTGGTCGAAGCCGTCAACCACGTCGCCCAGACCGGCGACCCGACCGCGCACGCCGAGATCCGCGCGATCCGCGCCGCCGCCGAGCAGGGCATCACCGACCTCACCGGCCACGAGGTGTTCGTCACCGCGTACCCGTGCCCGATGTGCCTCGGCGCGCTGTACTACGCCCAGCCGGACCGCGTGGTCTTCGCCGCGACGCGGGAGCAGGAGGGCGAGCACTACGAGGACGGCAACCGCCTGATGACGCTCGCCACCTTCTACGACGAGTACGCGAAGCCCGTCACGGAGCGCGCCCTGCCGAGCGAGCAGGGCCGGGTCGACGACCCGACGGCCCCGTTCCGCGAGTGGACCGCCCGCCACCCGTCCTGA
- a CDS encoding PASTA domain-containing protein: MLGIIGLAIAFIPVLLHFGFILGVLALVFGLVTLRHRLQKSLAGVILGGAAVVVSLLFGTIYGVASLGAASETAASLTSATEAAEVAEVAPVEVPDVVGKTFDEATDLLKAAGFNVGGGGEAADTVASQAPDAGASVKPGTTVLLTPAADDGSSAANPAPAGTKFEMTSTNRLDGSSADYTQWVDGYNDNFTSSNQFEQPDAGMKYVLLIVHVTATTAGVEAGSVAYDLALAGTDGSVYDSEFITGAKSMPSVTLGAGQSASGEVVFQVPNTFHGGIVSFGDGSVFAKTN, translated from the coding sequence GTGCTCGGGATCATCGGCCTCGCCATCGCCTTCATCCCGGTTCTGCTCCACTTCGGGTTCATCCTCGGGGTTCTGGCCCTGGTCTTCGGCCTCGTCACACTGCGTCACCGCCTGCAGAAGTCGTTGGCTGGCGTCATCCTGGGCGGTGCTGCTGTTGTCGTCTCCCTCCTCTTCGGGACCATCTACGGGGTGGCGTCGCTCGGTGCTGCCAGCGAGACGGCGGCTTCGTTGACCTCCGCGACCGAGGCCGCCGAGGTCGCGGAAGTTGCGCCAGTGGAGGTGCCTGACGTCGTCGGGAAGACCTTCGACGAGGCAACCGACCTGCTCAAGGCCGCTGGTTTCAACGTCGGTGGGGGCGGCGAAGCTGCCGACACGGTCGCTTCACAGGCACCCGACGCCGGAGCGAGCGTAAAGCCGGGTACCACCGTCCTCTTGACGCCGGCAGCCGATGACGGTTCGAGCGCCGCCAACCCCGCTCCGGCCGGAACCAAGTTCGAGATGACGAGCACGAACCGCCTCGACGGGTCGTCCGCCGACTACACGCAGTGGGTCGACGGCTACAACGACAACTTCACGTCGTCCAACCAGTTCGAGCAGCCGGACGCCGGGATGAAGTACGTGCTCCTGATCGTGCACGTCACGGCCACGACCGCGGGAGTCGAAGCGGGATCTGTCGCCTACGACCTCGCGCTTGCTGGCACGGACGGCTCCGTTTACGACTCCGAGTTCATCACCGGCGCGAAGTCGATGCCGAGCGTCACACTCGGTGCCGGCCAGAGCGCGAGCGGAGAGGTCGTCTTCCAGGTCCCGAACACCTTCCACGGCGGAATCGTTTCCTTCGGTGACGGCAGCGTGTTCGCAAAGACGAACTGA
- a CDS encoding response regulator — MTAALRVLVVDDDAGARALHTRWVAATEGFAVVGAVASGGAALASVERGVDLVLLDMRLPDISGIEVLHRMHVAGVDDTDVLVVSSSRDQVTVRQALAAHPVGYLLKPFDREALQDRLRAYAAERRSREDAQRDVPMGQGDVDRLLATGSVRVVGPDRTATRAPEDALPKGVSATTLGRVVTALDPVVARSVDEVAAATGTSRATARRYLDHLVATGAIDLAHRYGRRGRPQVLYRLTPAP, encoded by the coding sequence GTGACGGCGGCGCTCCGCGTGCTCGTGGTCGACGACGACGCCGGCGCTCGCGCACTCCACACCCGGTGGGTGGCCGCGACCGAGGGGTTCGCCGTCGTCGGGGCGGTCGCGTCCGGCGGCGCCGCGCTGGCATCCGTGGAGCGCGGGGTCGACCTCGTGCTGCTCGACATGCGCCTGCCCGACATCAGCGGCATCGAGGTCCTGCACCGCATGCACGTCGCCGGCGTCGACGACACCGACGTGCTGGTCGTCAGCTCGTCCCGCGACCAAGTCACCGTCCGGCAGGCGCTCGCCGCGCACCCGGTCGGGTACCTGCTGAAGCCGTTCGACCGCGAGGCCCTGCAGGACCGGCTCCGCGCCTACGCGGCCGAACGTCGGTCCCGCGAGGACGCGCAGCGCGACGTCCCGATGGGGCAGGGCGACGTCGACCGGCTGCTCGCCACCGGATCGGTGCGCGTGGTCGGACCCGACCGCACGGCGACGAGAGCGCCCGAGGACGCCCTCCCGAAGGGCGTCAGCGCCACCACGCTCGGTCGGGTCGTGACGGCGCTCGACCCCGTGGTCGCCCGCTCGGTCGACGAGGTCGCGGCAGCGACGGGCACCTCGCGGGCCACCGCCCGCCGGTACCTCGACCACCTCGTCGCGACGGGCGCCATCGACCTGGCGCACCGGTACGGCCGTCGAGGCCGTCCGCAGGTGCTCTACCGGCTGACGCCGGCTCCCTGA
- a CDS encoding ATP-binding protein, with amino-acid sequence MTRARLGRLRRTAVLALPSVIVLAATGVTTGVAAVVQERAIRTSVVDQVSGVASSLADLPEVRDAVASVADRGAPGALADADDLASATAALQPIATLVEGAAGVSYVVVTDDDGVRITHPDPAERGEPVETTIAPVLRGAEFVGTETGPTGTTLRAKVPVVGEEGEVVGVVAVGVLESTIAADRERALGTLLPWSTGALVAATLASVLLSLVIARRLRRADAVDAESRQVRWTTEALREQAHEFGTRLHVVRGLVEQGDDEDAMAYIDAVAPGLTSGGGAGSPRRGAVATASVAAVRSELAVAGTTLDLRIADDVVLDDAVLLVVANLCRNAAEAGAATVSCTIGSHDGRVTVTVEDDGPGIDPADAHRVLTRGWSSKTDESGLGRGIGLALVRRTATDRGGSVVVGRSAALGGARLDVEMAAGS; translated from the coding sequence GTGACCAGGGCTCGTCTCGGGCGGTTGCGGCGGACCGCGGTGCTCGCGCTGCCGAGCGTCATCGTGCTCGCGGCGACGGGTGTCACGACCGGGGTCGCGGCCGTGGTGCAGGAGCGCGCCATCCGCACGTCAGTGGTCGACCAGGTGTCCGGCGTCGCGTCGAGCCTGGCCGACCTGCCCGAGGTGCGGGACGCGGTGGCGTCGGTCGCCGACCGGGGCGCACCCGGCGCGCTCGCCGACGCCGACGACCTCGCCTCCGCCACCGCGGCACTGCAACCGATCGCGACGCTCGTCGAGGGTGCCGCCGGCGTCTCGTACGTCGTGGTCACCGACGACGACGGCGTGCGGATCACCCACCCGGACCCGGCGGAACGCGGTGAGCCCGTCGAGACGACGATCGCGCCCGTGCTCCGCGGTGCGGAGTTCGTCGGCACCGAGACCGGCCCGACCGGGACGACCCTGCGTGCGAAGGTGCCCGTCGTCGGCGAGGAGGGCGAGGTCGTCGGCGTCGTGGCGGTCGGCGTGCTCGAGTCCACCATCGCGGCGGACCGGGAACGGGCCCTCGGCACCCTGCTCCCGTGGAGCACCGGCGCGCTCGTCGCGGCGACGCTCGCGAGCGTGCTCCTGTCACTCGTGATCGCCCGACGGCTCCGCCGAGCCGACGCGGTCGACGCGGAGAGCCGGCAGGTCCGGTGGACGACCGAGGCGCTGCGCGAGCAGGCACACGAGTTCGGCACCCGTCTGCACGTGGTGCGCGGACTGGTCGAACAGGGGGACGACGAGGACGCGATGGCCTACATCGACGCCGTGGCACCCGGGTTGACCAGCGGCGGCGGTGCCGGGTCGCCGCGCCGCGGTGCGGTGGCGACGGCGTCGGTCGCGGCGGTGCGCTCGGAACTCGCCGTGGCCGGGACCACGCTCGACCTCCGGATCGCCGACGACGTCGTGCTCGACGACGCGGTGCTGCTGGTCGTCGCCAACCTGTGCCGGAACGCCGCCGAGGCCGGGGCGGCCACCGTCAGCTGCACCATCGGCTCGCATGACGGGCGTGTGACGGTGACGGTCGAGGACGACGGACCGGGCATCGACCCGGCCGACGCGCACCGCGTGCTGACCCGCGGGTGGTCGTCGAAGACCGACGAGAGCGGCCTCGGGCGCGGCATCGGCCTGGCACTCGTCCGACGCACCGCCACCGACCGCGGCGGATCCGTGGTCGTCGGACGGTCGGCAGCGCTCGGCGGTGCCCGGCTCGACGTCGAGATGGCGGCGGGATCGTGA
- a CDS encoding tripartite tricarboxylate transporter substrate binding protein: protein MPEQPVQPEQPVPEQPTTGTPGPPRARRPVARVVGTAVAAVSIAVAAFGSVTSAAAGGDPTRSVTLVAPAAAGGGWDGVARSMQQAQRANGIVNSVQVVNMPGAGGTIALGNVARLAGQTDTLLVGGTGLLAAEIQFGSAVTHDDITPLAVTVEEYDVIVVPADSPYETLDDLVSAWRERPGSVPWTGGGSFDQLVVTDLAVSAGIDPKDTNYIPSDGGGEAIQALLNGTAAAASGGYPDNIDQIESGRLRALALVAAEPVEGIDIPTAVEQGHDVTLTNWREIAAPGGLDDEQRAQLTDIVLDTLDTPEWADAMERYHWTERIITGDELDAFIDEERERITGLYEELGR, encoded by the coding sequence ATGCCAGAGCAACCAGTGCAGCCGGAGCAACCAGTGCCGGAGCAGCCGACGACGGGGACGCCGGGTCCGCCGCGTGCCCGTCGCCCCGTCGCACGCGTGGTCGGGACAGCCGTCGCCGCGGTGTCCATCGCTGTCGCGGCCTTCGGCTCGGTGACGTCGGCAGCGGCCGGAGGCGACCCGACCCGGTCGGTGACCCTCGTGGCACCGGCGGCGGCCGGCGGCGGTTGGGACGGCGTCGCACGGTCCATGCAGCAGGCGCAGCGCGCGAACGGCATCGTCAACTCCGTCCAGGTGGTCAACATGCCGGGCGCCGGTGGCACCATCGCGCTCGGGAACGTCGCTCGGCTCGCCGGACAGACGGACACGCTGCTCGTCGGCGGGACGGGGCTCCTCGCGGCCGAGATCCAGTTCGGTTCCGCGGTCACCCACGACGACATCACGCCGCTCGCGGTCACCGTCGAGGAGTACGACGTCATCGTCGTCCCCGCCGACTCGCCGTACGAGACGCTCGACGACCTCGTCAGCGCCTGGCGCGAGCGCCCCGGCTCGGTGCCGTGGACGGGCGGCGGCTCGTTCGACCAGCTCGTCGTCACCGACCTCGCCGTCTCGGCCGGGATCGACCCGAAGGACACGAACTACATCCCGTCGGACGGCGGTGGCGAGGCCATCCAGGCGCTCCTCAACGGCACGGCGGCGGCGGCCTCGGGCGGGTACCCGGACAACATCGACCAGATCGAGTCCGGTCGTCTGCGCGCACTCGCGCTCGTCGCGGCGGAGCCGGTCGAGGGCATCGACATCCCCACCGCGGTCGAGCAGGGGCACGACGTCACGCTGACGAACTGGCGCGAGATCGCTGCACCGGGCGGACTCGACGACGAGCAGCGGGCGCAGCTGACCGACATCGTGCTGGACACGCTCGACACCCCCGAGTGGGCGGACGCCATGGAGCGGTACCACTGGACCGAGCGGATCATCACGGGTGACGAGCTCGACGCGTTCATCGACGAGGAGCGCGAGCGCATCACCGGGCTGTACGAGGAGCTGGGCCGATGA